DNA from Rhodopirellula bahusiensis:
GCAATCTTGCCAACACCACCACTCGCTGGTTGGCTGGTTTGATCATCGAGTTGCCGCGCATGGCGGTCTCCACCAGCACCCGTTTGACACGAGCCAACCCCGGTTTCTTTCGCGACACACGTTTGCTGACCGAAGCCAACGCGGTGGACTCGTTGGCGCCGGATTCGCCAATCTTCCCTGTCATGTTGCGAGCGAAACGTTCTCCGCAGGTCAAGTATCACAACATCGTTGGCGTCTTGGAGGACCCTCCGCTGTTGGCTGGGCGTCATCACCGAGGCGATGGTGTGGTGGAGTACAACAGTGCGACAATGGAAGACACGGAAAGCGAATTGGTGGTTGATTCGACGCACACCAAATTGCACATGACCGGCAAAGCGATCTTTGAGGTCCGGCGAATTTTGCTGGAGCATTTGGATGAGGTCGATTCAGAAGATCGGCTGGCCTGGGCACCGCATTCAGCGACGCCTTTGATGAGCGACGGAGCCTCCGGGATGATCACCGACGTGGCCCCCAATCTTTCCAATGGACGTCCATCGGTTTACCAACTGATGAGCAGTCCTCCCGCCGACGCGACTCGGCGATAGCAAAGCCAATGAGGCTCGCGTCTCCTCAGCGGAGGTTGCGCAGTTTCTTAAATGCTGTATTGCCGGGCGTTTGTCATCACCCTCCCTCTGGGAGGGTCGAGCGAAGCGAGGGGAGGGTCGAGCATCGGAACCAGCGCGTAACCCTCCCCGGCCCGAAGCGGGCCGACCCTCCCAAAGGGAGGGTGAAATAGAACTGCCTGCCCCCGCTCCACCACGGAGGTCGTGCAGTTTTCAAGTGCCGTGCTCGCGAGGTTAAAATCACCCTCCTGAACGCAGTTGGGGAGGGTCGGAATGCGAGCGTTCAGCGAGAATTCCGGGGAGGGTAGTGCGCGCCTTTTCCTATGCTCGGCCCTCACCCTCGCGTACGCCTGAACGGCGTCGCTCGACCTCTCCCCAAACTTCGTTTCGGGAGAGGTACGCCGTGTGTAAGTCAGCCGAAAAGCGGCATCAAAAAACTGCACGACCTCCTTAACGGAGGGAAGTAGGCTGCTTGCGTCTCAATAATGTCTCGCTGGGGTGCGTCGCGATCAGAGTTCGGGTTGAATGGGACGCGGTTTCCATTGTCTGCCGCGAGGCGGGCAATCGTCACAGGCAGCACATTGCGAATTTCAGGGCCCCGATTCAGATCGAGGGGACTGATTCATCCACGCGATGATTTTCCTGCCGACTAAACTGCCGGACTCGAGTCTTGTCACGCTCACTTCGTTTCTTTGTTGCTTTGATTCTATGACTGCTACCGCCTCTGCCCCCGCTTCGGATCGTCCCGCGATTGGACCCGTGAAGAAAATCTGTTGCATCGGCGCTGGTTACGTGGGCGGTCCAACGATGGCCATGATCGCTCACCAATGCCATGACATCGAAGTTAAGGTGGTGGACATCAATGCCCAGAGAATCGCACAGTGGAACAGCGATGAACTTCCGATTTATGAGCCCGGTCTCGATGAGATCGTGAAGGGGCGTCGAGACCAAAATTTGGTCTTCACTACCGAGGTCGACGAAGCGATTCGTGACGCCGATATGATTTTCATTTCGGTGAACACTCCGACAAAGACGTTTGGCGTGGGTGCTGGACGAGCAGCGAACTTGGAGTTCATCGAGAAGTGCGCCCGCAAGATCGCAGAGGTCTCGATCGGTCACAAAATTGTCGTTGAGAAATCAACTTTGCCCGTCCGAACGGCCGAAGCGGTCAAAGCAATTCTGGCGGAAGCAACGAGCGGTGCGACCTTTGACGTCCTGTCGAACCCCGAATTTTTGGCGGAGGGAACGGCCGTGGATGACTTGCTGGCTCCTGATCGCGTTTTGATCGGTGGCGAAAGCGATGCCGCGGTTCAAGCTCTCGTCGAGGTGTATGCCCAGTGGGTGCCTCGGGAAAGATTGTTGACAACCAACTTGTGGAGCAGCGAGCTGTCAAAATTGACCGCCAACGCATTCTTGGCTCAGCGAGTTTCCTCGATCAATTCCATTTCGGCACTTTGCGAAGCGACCGAAGCGGACGTCGACGAAGTCGCGATGGCGATCGGAATGGATTCGCGAATCGGACCGAAGTTTCTGAAGGCATCGGTCGGTTTTGGAGGCTCTTGCTTCCAAAAGGACATCCTCAACCTCGTCTATCTTTGCGAGTACTTCGGGTTGCCCGAGGTGGCTGACTACTGGCAGCAAGTCGTCACGATGAACGACTACCAGAAGCGACGTTTTGTGCACCGCATGGTCCGCACAATGTTCAACACTGTGTCGGACAAGAAAATCGCCATTTGGGGATTCGCATTCAAAAAGGACACGAACGACACCCGGGAATCCGCCGCGATTTATGTTTGCCGCGATCTGTTGCTAGAAAAGGCTCGTTTGTCAATTTACGACCCTCAAGTCACCAAAGCTCAGGTTGTCGCCAACTTGGAAGCTGTCTTCAAGAATGGTGATCAAGAGATCAGTAATGTTTCGCGTCAATTGATTGAGAACAACGTGGAAGTGGTTTCCGACGCGGAGACCGCAGCGACATCCGCCCATGCGATTGCTGTTTTGACGGAATGGGACGAGTTCGCGACCGCAGATTTTGAAAAAATTCGTGAATTAATGCAGAAGCCCGCCTTCGTCTTCGACGGTCGCAACACATTGAAGAGTCTCGGCCTGGAAAAGCTTGGGTTTGACTACCAAGGCATTGGATTCAGTCGCTGAGTTCGACTTAAGTTCTCCGTCACCCCGTTCTCTCGCCATCGCGAGCCTTCAGAGGGGCTGCAATCGGCGGTTCTACCTGCTATTTTTGAGGGGTCTCTATGGTGCCCTGGAGGGGTAGTGGTGTGGTATATCACGATATCACGCTTGAATGGGTGATTAATCCTCTCCCACTATTCGATCAATTACAATAAGATCGGCCGCGAACATGGTTGCAAGGTTGCTTGCAAATCACTCTTTGCGAAAGAGAGGGTGACGGGGAAGCCAAAAATTGGTCCTTCCTTTGCATAGGCACGAACCACGTTTGACCATCCAAGTCTCGCACGACCGATTCCGACTCGTGCGTTTGGTTTTCGCAACGAAGGGTACCGATGCAAGTAAGACTGCGAGTCCAATCGGGCAGCCATGAAGGCAAAGAGATCGAGGTCTCGGAAAAGAGATTCTTGATTGGACGTAGCGAATCCTGTCAGCTTCGTCCAAAAAGCGAGTCGGTCAGCCGCCGGCATTGCATTCTGGCAATCAAAGACGGCCGAGTTCTGGTTCAGGACCTGAAGAGCCGCAACGGCACATTCGTCAACGACAAGCGATTGCCGGCTGACAAGGCCAAGGTGCTGAAAGACGGCGATAACCTTCGCGTCGGCAAGTTGATGTTTTCGCTCGTCATCGAGCATGGGTTGCAGGCCGCGAAAAAGCCTGAAGTCAAAGACGTCGCCGATGCTGCCCAACGGACCAAGCAGGGTGCTGGCGAAGACAGTCGCTTTGAAGAAGTCGACGTGGATTCCTGGTTGGACGAAGCCGATGCAATCGATCGGGTTCGAAAGCAGACCGACCCGGACACGCGACAATTTCGTTTGGATGGCAAAGAAGGCGAAAACAGCGACGACCTGTCGGTCGATGGCACGGTCATGATCGAAGACGCTCCTGCGAAGAAGCAGGACAACGACACCAAGATGTCGTCGGACGATGACACCAGCAACGGTTCACGCGTGATCCCGCCCAAGAGCAAACCGGGCAAGCTTCCCGAGGGTGCAAAGAAAGCTCTGAAAGAAAATTCGCGGGACGCGGCCGACGATGCCTTGAAGCGTTTCTTCAGCGGCCGGTAGGTGATGAAAACCGTTTCGCTCGCGATGTTGTCCAATGAGGCATTGGCGGACGCCTACTTGGGGCGTGACGCCCGCATGGACTCCGCGTTCACCGAACTCTTCCGTCGGCACCGTGATTTGGTTTATCGCGTTTGTGTCCGTTGGCTCGGGCACCACCAAGACGCGGAAGACCTGACGCAGGAAACCTTTCGCCGGGTCGCTGCTTCCATTCAGTCGTGGGATCGTTCGCGACCAATTGAGCCCTGGTTGACCACTATTGCCGGAAATCGTTGCCGGTCCTTTTTGGCCAAACAAAAATCCAAGCCAAAGTTGGCTGGAATCGATGAGACGCACGTTGCGATCCAAGGAGTCGGCTCGCCCGCCAGCGGTATCCAAGCGAACCAATCGCTGCGTGACGCGATGGCTTCCTTGCCGGCGTCCTCGCGGCAAGCATTTGAGTTGGTCCATTTCGATGGGATGTCGTACGAGCAAGCTTCGAGCGTGATGGGCCATCCCGCGGGTACAATTAAAACGTGGGTCCACCGAGCTCGTCTGCAAGTGATCCGCCGCGTTCGAGAAACCGGGGGTGTCGCATGAGTCACAACTCAACCATTCACTCCGTCTCCGTTGGTGAGAACGCAGCCTGCGACGCATTCGAAGCTCGTATGAATCAGTGGATTGATACCGGGTCAGAACATTCGATCGATGACGACCGTCACTTGGCTAATTGCGTCCACTGTCAGCAAACTCTCGCGATTTGGCGTCAGTTGGAAACGGGGATGCCGACGGCGGTCGGGGCGGTGGGAACATCTGGAACTGAGCGAAGGTTCCTGCGAGTCGCCGGTCAGTTGTCAGTGGCCGTGGCTGCGTGCTTGATCGCCGTGATTGTTCTGCGGGCTCCGACCAACGAAATGTCGGTGGACGAGGCGAATTCTCTCGTGGGGCCTTCCGGCGATGGGGTACAATGGAATGTCGCGTCGTCGTCAGAACAAAGCGATTCGCAGGGTGAATCAGCGGTGCGTCCAGTTCCGGTTGCTACCGATTCCACTCGCGAATCATTGTTGGCCGATTCGGGCAAGCTGTCTGCTAGGCGGCCCGCTGGATCGGTGATCGATGGTGCTGTCGCTGATCAGCCTTCAGGGCAAAACATGTTGTTGGCGCAGTTCATCGCTCAGTCTCGTCCAACAGTCACTCAGCTGAGTGTTGGTGTGGCTCCGCTCGGTCGGACACTGCAACGCACGGCGAATCTTTTCTACTGATTGCTACCAACGTTGAGTCCCCATGAAAGTCACCTTTTCCAACTCGGATGGCAAGCGAATGTCCAGCCGGTTGAGAGAGGTGCTCGCGGCGATTCTCTTGCTGGTTTTCGCAGTGTCGATTGTTGGGCAATCCGCATTGGCTCATGCCGAGCAGCTGATATCGCTGCGGAACGGGATGGTCCTGCGAGGGATCTACTTGGAAGTTCCCAGCATGAACCAAAATGCAGCCTCGGCTGCAGGTGAAAGCGGTATTCAGAACCGTCCGATTTGGGTCGTCGATGATGGACTGCGGCGAACCTACGTTCATCGGCGAGGGATGGTCGCAGCGGAACCACGCGATGTTCCGGATCTGCA
Protein-coding regions in this window:
- a CDS encoding UDP-glucose 6-dehydrogenase, translating into MTATASAPASDRPAIGPVKKICCIGAGYVGGPTMAMIAHQCHDIEVKVVDINAQRIAQWNSDELPIYEPGLDEIVKGRRDQNLVFTTEVDEAIRDADMIFISVNTPTKTFGVGAGRAANLEFIEKCARKIAEVSIGHKIVVEKSTLPVRTAEAVKAILAEATSGATFDVLSNPEFLAEGTAVDDLLAPDRVLIGGESDAAVQALVEVYAQWVPRERLLTTNLWSSELSKLTANAFLAQRVSSINSISALCEATEADVDEVAMAIGMDSRIGPKFLKASVGFGGSCFQKDILNLVYLCEYFGLPEVADYWQQVVTMNDYQKRRFVHRMVRTMFNTVSDKKIAIWGFAFKKDTNDTRESAAIYVCRDLLLEKARLSIYDPQVTKAQVVANLEAVFKNGDQEISNVSRQLIENNVEVVSDAETAATSAHAIAVLTEWDEFATADFEKIRELMQKPAFVFDGRNTLKSLGLEKLGFDYQGIGFSR
- a CDS encoding FHA domain-containing protein; the protein is MQVRLRVQSGSHEGKEIEVSEKRFLIGRSESCQLRPKSESVSRRHCILAIKDGRVLVQDLKSRNGTFVNDKRLPADKAKVLKDGDNLRVGKLMFSLVIEHGLQAAKKPEVKDVADAAQRTKQGAGEDSRFEEVDVDSWLDEADAIDRVRKQTDPDTRQFRLDGKEGENSDDLSVDGTVMIEDAPAKKQDNDTKMSSDDDTSNGSRVIPPKSKPGKLPEGAKKALKENSRDAADDALKRFFSGR
- a CDS encoding RNA polymerase sigma factor; protein product: MKTVSLAMLSNEALADAYLGRDARMDSAFTELFRRHRDLVYRVCVRWLGHHQDAEDLTQETFRRVAASIQSWDRSRPIEPWLTTIAGNRCRSFLAKQKSKPKLAGIDETHVAIQGVGSPASGIQANQSLRDAMASLPASSRQAFELVHFDGMSYEQASSVMGHPAGTIKTWVHRARLQVIRRVRETGGVA